The Ananas comosus cultivar F153 linkage group 7, ASM154086v1, whole genome shotgun sequence genome has a window encoding:
- the LOC109713339 gene encoding uncharacterized protein LOC109713339 isoform X2, which yields MEEFQRKELHGYSIPADTSQSNSITSQMLHLQNANDRSPTVGPDQWKPYLNFLKENSIQSCPDGLHLNKDNLQGFTRKMFDLQLPADARIGNDGSEIFGKKNAAESSFKPIILVGKISGKNSRDDFKLSLGANEGPSCKEDSWISDSQTPRTINGHKVVDLNETVADSEGATDNASIDFLGVKTYNAKDQLNYPSTRSNVDFLGPPRFLVKDRHANKGTSSNFFDANEEIRRDISFVNSGNGKGTSCKNSFTPNSCNGEFGISSKLIHFKLNQLDQDSKAACPAQKPADSIGAPGRKCFAIPNNLMASSSVLQKDHSNTAPQSVLYWANSKNEVSHTSAAVKAFPCLNSSNLESSNSNVFHQQSGLFTQNWKNCEGLSNLNSYNHGLSLDSISATNLQHLSMIRPEVNYGCNESMDSRRPNMALSSVNGHSEMMSSSNGNTRQLLKKKENVFGLSVCKAQFQDKQFGLPKNETSDETAMRILGFSVGDNIQKSAFCSSKSSNDSNNRNREKDYIHDACFNKPLAERALEKSSMTLRIYIDLNDELPSMDDPSSSEFLPETQKAEGNVNFHQESVASSKPDGSLKKVNSDDSFAISAAKNLIAISKDIACLPSLASHCDTLQWFAEVAISSKENSGIPSVEDDDELDLFETMTLELEETKIEDYLNQPKAPECEKGEETGAASLLFTRTRRGRARRRRQRRDFQKDILPGLVSLARNEVTEDLQMIGGLMKASGQSWQSSLTRRASRNGLQAKGRKQSRSVAVAEEEEDIQISTSAVWPNCAELGTQGASIVGWGRTTRRCRRPRCPPSNLPTVPLT from the exons ATGGAAGAGTTCCAGAGGAAAGAGTTACACGGGTACTCAATACCAGCAGATACATCGCAATCAAACTCCATTACATCTCAAATGCTACACCTGCAGAATGCAAATGATAGATCACCCACCGTCGGTCCTGATCAGTGGAAACCTTATTTAAACTTCTTAAAAGAAAATTCCATTCAGTCCTGTCCAGATGGACTGCACTTGAATAAGGACAATCTTCAAGGGTTCACGAGAAAAATGTTTGACCTTCAACTTCCAGCCGATGCACGTATTGGCAACGATGGCTCCGAAatatttggaaagaaaaatgcTGCTGAGTCCTCATTTAAACCTATCATTCTTGTTGGCAAAATCAGTGGAAAAAATTCTAGAGATGATTTCAAGCTTTCTCTTGGTGCTAATGAGGGTCCTAGTTGCAAAGAAGACAGTTGGATCTCAGATTCTCAAACACCGCGCACTATAAATGGCCATAAAGTGGTTGATTTGAATGAAACTGTTGCAGATTCTGAAGGGGCTACAGATAATGCATCTATAGATTTTCTTGGTGTCAAAACTTATAATGCAAAGGATCAACTGAATTATCCATCAACAAGATCAAATGTAGATTTCTTGGGCCCACCAAGGTTCCTCGTCAAAGACAGGCATGCGAATAAAGGGACTAGTTCAAATTTCTTTGATGCAAATGAGGAAATTAGGCGGGATATATCATTCGTTAATAGTGGAAATG GAAAAGGTACGAGCTGTAAGAACAGTTTTACCCCCAATAGCTGCAATGGTGAATTTGGAATTTCTTCTAAACTGATACATTTTAAGCTAAACCAACTAGATCAAGATAGTAAGGCGGCATGCCCCGCACAAAAACCAGCTGATAGCATTGGAGCTCCCGGAAGAAAGTGTTTCGCTATCCCGAACAACTTAATGGCTTCTTCCTCTGTTCTTCAGAAAGACCACTCAAACACTGCACCTCAATCAGTTCTATACTGGGCAAATTCCAAAAATGAAGTAAGCCACACTTCAGCAGCGGTCAAAGCATTTCCATGCCtcaattcatcaaatttggaaAGTAGTAATTCCAATGTATTTCACCAACAATCCGGCCTTTTTACCCAAAATTGGAAAAACTGTGAGGGTTTGTCTAATTTAAATAGCTATAATCATGGTCTTTCATTGGATTCAATTTCTGCAACAAATTTACAACACCTTTCAATGATTCGTCCTGAAGTGAACTATGGGTGCAATGAATCAATGGATTCAAGAAGGCCAAATATGGCATTGAGTTCCGTAAATGGTCATTCTGAGATGATGTCCAGCTCCAATGGAAATACTCGACAACTattgaagaaaaaggaaaatgtgTTCGGTCTTTCTGTCTGTAAGGCGCAGTTTCAGGATAAACAGTTTGGCTTGCCAAAGAATGAAACTTCTGATGAAACTGCTATGAGAATTCTCGGCTTTTCTGTTGGTGATAACATTCAGAAAAGTGCATTTTGTTCATCTAAATCCTCAAATGACTCTAACAACAGAAACAGGGAAAAAGATTATATACATGATGCTTGCTTCAATAAGCCACTGGCTGAAAGAGCTTTGGAAAAGAGCAGCATGACCCTCAGGATTTACATCGATCTGAATGATGAGTTACCATCAATGGACGATCCGAGTTCATCAGAGTTTTTGCCAGAAACCCAGAAAGCTGAAGGTAATGTCAATTTTCATCAGGAGTCTGTTGCATCGAGCAAACCAGACGGTTCACTGAAAAAAGTAAACTCTGATGATTCATTCGCCATATCAGCGGCGAAGAATCTTATTGCTATCTCAAAGGACATAGCATGTTTGCCATCTTTAGCTTCTCATTGTGACACCCTACAATGGTTTGCCGAGGTTGCTATATCAAGTAAAGAGAATTCGGGGATTCCATCCGTAGAAGATGACGATGAATTAGATTTATTTGAAACCATGACCTTGGAGCTTGAAGAAACTAAGATCGAGGACTACTTAAACCAGCCAAAAGCACCTGAATGTGAAAAAGGGGAGGAGACAGGTGCGGCTTCGCTCCTCTTTACAAGGACTAGGAGGGGCCGTGCGAGAAGGCGGCGGCAGCGAAGAGATTTTCAAAAGGATATTTTGCCGGGCCTTGTATCATTGGCCCGGAACGAAGTAACGGAGGATCTTCAAATGATCGGTGGGCTGATGAAAGCCTCGGGCCAATCATGGCAGTCAAGCTTAACAAGACGGGCCAGTCGAAATGGGCTGCAGGCAAAGGGAAGGAAGCAGTCTCGAAGCGTGGCTGTcgctgaagaagaagaagacattcAGATAAGCACTTCTGCGGTGTGGCCAAATTGTGCTGAGTTGGGCACTCAAGGGGCCAGTATTGTCGGGTGGGGAAGGACGACGAGGCGATGCCGTAGGCCGAGGTGTCCTCCGAGTAATTTGCCTACTGTTCCTCTAACTTGA
- the LOC109713339 gene encoding uncharacterized protein LOC109713339 isoform X1 — translation MGTKVEGKSFMPGYFAMGKFSVDENSCYSRYENTVNGQIHNGFVLGPNNGYMGYDKEMLKRTMLEHEAIFRKQVYELHRLYRIQKDLMEEFQRKELHGYSIPADTSQSNSITSQMLHLQNANDRSPTVGPDQWKPYLNFLKENSIQSCPDGLHLNKDNLQGFTRKMFDLQLPADARIGNDGSEIFGKKNAAESSFKPIILVGKISGKNSRDDFKLSLGANEGPSCKEDSWISDSQTPRTINGHKVVDLNETVADSEGATDNASIDFLGVKTYNAKDQLNYPSTRSNVDFLGPPRFLVKDRHANKGTSSNFFDANEEIRRDISFVNSGNGKGTSCKNSFTPNSCNGEFGISSKLIHFKLNQLDQDSKAACPAQKPADSIGAPGRKCFAIPNNLMASSSVLQKDHSNTAPQSVLYWANSKNEVSHTSAAVKAFPCLNSSNLESSNSNVFHQQSGLFTQNWKNCEGLSNLNSYNHGLSLDSISATNLQHLSMIRPEVNYGCNESMDSRRPNMALSSVNGHSEMMSSSNGNTRQLLKKKENVFGLSVCKAQFQDKQFGLPKNETSDETAMRILGFSVGDNIQKSAFCSSKSSNDSNNRNREKDYIHDACFNKPLAERALEKSSMTLRIYIDLNDELPSMDDPSSSEFLPETQKAEGNVNFHQESVASSKPDGSLKKVNSDDSFAISAAKNLIAISKDIACLPSLASHCDTLQWFAEVAISSKENSGIPSVEDDDELDLFETMTLELEETKIEDYLNQPKAPECEKGEETGAASLLFTRTRRGRARRRRQRRDFQKDILPGLVSLARNEVTEDLQMIGGLMKASGQSWQSSLTRRASRNGLQAKGRKQSRSVAVAEEEEDIQISTSAVWPNCAELGTQGASIVGWGRTTRRCRRPRCPPSNLPTVPLT, via the exons ATGGGGACAAAGGTGGAGGGTAAAAGCTTCATGCCTGGATATTTTGCTATGGGAAAATTTAGTGTGGACGAAAATAGTTGTTATTCTCGATACGAGAATACAGTGAATGGGCAGATACATAATGGTTTCGTGCTCGGGCCAAACAATGGATATATGGGGTATGATAAAGAAATGTTGAAGCGCACAATGCTTGAACACGAAGCTATATTTAGAAAGCAG GTCTATGAACTTCACCGCCTTTATAGAATACAAAAGGATCTCATGGAAGAGTTCCAGAGGAAAGAGTTACACGGGTACTCAATACCAGCAGATACATCGCAATCAAACTCCATTACATCTCAAATGCTACACCTGCAGAATGCAAATGATAGATCACCCACCGTCGGTCCTGATCAGTGGAAACCTTATTTAAACTTCTTAAAAGAAAATTCCATTCAGTCCTGTCCAGATGGACTGCACTTGAATAAGGACAATCTTCAAGGGTTCACGAGAAAAATGTTTGACCTTCAACTTCCAGCCGATGCACGTATTGGCAACGATGGCTCCGAAatatttggaaagaaaaatgcTGCTGAGTCCTCATTTAAACCTATCATTCTTGTTGGCAAAATCAGTGGAAAAAATTCTAGAGATGATTTCAAGCTTTCTCTTGGTGCTAATGAGGGTCCTAGTTGCAAAGAAGACAGTTGGATCTCAGATTCTCAAACACCGCGCACTATAAATGGCCATAAAGTGGTTGATTTGAATGAAACTGTTGCAGATTCTGAAGGGGCTACAGATAATGCATCTATAGATTTTCTTGGTGTCAAAACTTATAATGCAAAGGATCAACTGAATTATCCATCAACAAGATCAAATGTAGATTTCTTGGGCCCACCAAGGTTCCTCGTCAAAGACAGGCATGCGAATAAAGGGACTAGTTCAAATTTCTTTGATGCAAATGAGGAAATTAGGCGGGATATATCATTCGTTAATAGTGGAAATG GAAAAGGTACGAGCTGTAAGAACAGTTTTACCCCCAATAGCTGCAATGGTGAATTTGGAATTTCTTCTAAACTGATACATTTTAAGCTAAACCAACTAGATCAAGATAGTAAGGCGGCATGCCCCGCACAAAAACCAGCTGATAGCATTGGAGCTCCCGGAAGAAAGTGTTTCGCTATCCCGAACAACTTAATGGCTTCTTCCTCTGTTCTTCAGAAAGACCACTCAAACACTGCACCTCAATCAGTTCTATACTGGGCAAATTCCAAAAATGAAGTAAGCCACACTTCAGCAGCGGTCAAAGCATTTCCATGCCtcaattcatcaaatttggaaAGTAGTAATTCCAATGTATTTCACCAACAATCCGGCCTTTTTACCCAAAATTGGAAAAACTGTGAGGGTTTGTCTAATTTAAATAGCTATAATCATGGTCTTTCATTGGATTCAATTTCTGCAACAAATTTACAACACCTTTCAATGATTCGTCCTGAAGTGAACTATGGGTGCAATGAATCAATGGATTCAAGAAGGCCAAATATGGCATTGAGTTCCGTAAATGGTCATTCTGAGATGATGTCCAGCTCCAATGGAAATACTCGACAACTattgaagaaaaaggaaaatgtgTTCGGTCTTTCTGTCTGTAAGGCGCAGTTTCAGGATAAACAGTTTGGCTTGCCAAAGAATGAAACTTCTGATGAAACTGCTATGAGAATTCTCGGCTTTTCTGTTGGTGATAACATTCAGAAAAGTGCATTTTGTTCATCTAAATCCTCAAATGACTCTAACAACAGAAACAGGGAAAAAGATTATATACATGATGCTTGCTTCAATAAGCCACTGGCTGAAAGAGCTTTGGAAAAGAGCAGCATGACCCTCAGGATTTACATCGATCTGAATGATGAGTTACCATCAATGGACGATCCGAGTTCATCAGAGTTTTTGCCAGAAACCCAGAAAGCTGAAGGTAATGTCAATTTTCATCAGGAGTCTGTTGCATCGAGCAAACCAGACGGTTCACTGAAAAAAGTAAACTCTGATGATTCATTCGCCATATCAGCGGCGAAGAATCTTATTGCTATCTCAAAGGACATAGCATGTTTGCCATCTTTAGCTTCTCATTGTGACACCCTACAATGGTTTGCCGAGGTTGCTATATCAAGTAAAGAGAATTCGGGGATTCCATCCGTAGAAGATGACGATGAATTAGATTTATTTGAAACCATGACCTTGGAGCTTGAAGAAACTAAGATCGAGGACTACTTAAACCAGCCAAAAGCACCTGAATGTGAAAAAGGGGAGGAGACAGGTGCGGCTTCGCTCCTCTTTACAAGGACTAGGAGGGGCCGTGCGAGAAGGCGGCGGCAGCGAAGAGATTTTCAAAAGGATATTTTGCCGGGCCTTGTATCATTGGCCCGGAACGAAGTAACGGAGGATCTTCAAATGATCGGTGGGCTGATGAAAGCCTCGGGCCAATCATGGCAGTCAAGCTTAACAAGACGGGCCAGTCGAAATGGGCTGCAGGCAAAGGGAAGGAAGCAGTCTCGAAGCGTGGCTGTcgctgaagaagaagaagacattcAGATAAGCACTTCTGCGGTGTGGCCAAATTGTGCTGAGTTGGGCACTCAAGGGGCCAGTATTGTCGGGTGGGGAAGGACGACGAGGCGATGCCGTAGGCCGAGGTGTCCTCCGAGTAATTTGCCTACTGTTCCTCTAACTTGA